In Gemmatimonadaceae bacterium, one genomic interval encodes:
- a CDS encoding HD domain-containing phosphohydrolase — translation MRNVRGWRDNQSWWESLQSPDATAITLALEPPQHTRYADDAGLDEIARAFADIIDSKSPYMYQHSTNVARYARKISRELDVPVGDAATLNRAALLHDVGKLGVAARILNKPSSLTAAERVEMEQHPLYTWEILERVSAFAGFARTAAFHHEKLDGSGYPLGVKGDDLDTSARILAVPDMYEALTANRPYRAPLSRDAALAIIEKSSVCPVVTEALASATCSTPTRLAS, via the coding sequence GTGCGCAACGTTCGCGGCTGGCGCGACAATCAGAGCTGGTGGGAGTCGTTGCAGTCGCCCGACGCTACCGCGATTACCCTGGCGCTCGAGCCGCCGCAGCATACCCGATATGCCGACGATGCCGGCCTGGACGAGATTGCTCGCGCATTTGCGGACATTATCGATTCCAAATCACCATACATGTATCAGCACTCTACGAACGTCGCTCGATATGCGCGCAAAATCAGCCGCGAACTCGACGTTCCTGTCGGCGACGCGGCGACGCTCAATCGCGCCGCGCTGCTGCACGACGTTGGCAAGCTCGGCGTGGCGGCGCGCATTCTGAACAAGCCCAGCTCGCTTACAGCAGCCGAGCGGGTAGAAATGGAGCAGCATCCACTTTACACCTGGGAGATTCTCGAACGCGTAAGCGCGTTTGCCGGATTCGCCCGAACGGCGGCTTTTCATCACGAGAAGCTCGATGGATCGGGCTATCCCTTGGGGGTCAAAGGCGATGATCTCGATACTTCGGCTCGTATCCTTGCAGTTCCCGACATGTACGAAGCACTCACTGCCAACAGACCGTACAGGGCCCCGTTGTCCCGTGACGCCGCTCTTGCAATCATTGAGAAGTCGTCAGTATGCCCGGTGGTGACGGAAGCATTGGCCAGTGCAACGTGTTCGACGCCGACCCGGCTGGCCTCCTGA
- a CDS encoding methyltransferase domain-containing protein, giving the protein MPHTKARGSLIKSIANNSDANSLATRMRRARFSLFLALLDRLSGPVEILDIGGTQEFWDLMMPRSTGDVRVTLLNVKKQRLSSERFMSVEGDARAMPDYSDGAFDVVFSNSVIEHVGNFSEQRRMAAEIRRVGRRYFVQTPNKRFPLEPHFLFPWFQYLPSAVRAKMVQRFDVGWYKRIPDLATARAEVDSIQLLTRKRFMALFPGAAIHVERFAGLPKSFVAYDGWERALHP; this is encoded by the coding sequence ATGCCTCATACCAAAGCGCGCGGCTCGCTCATCAAGTCAATCGCGAACAACAGTGACGCAAATTCGCTGGCTACTCGCATGCGGCGGGCACGTTTCTCACTCTTTCTCGCGCTGCTCGACCGCCTGTCCGGCCCTGTCGAAATTCTTGATATCGGCGGTACTCAGGAATTCTGGGACCTCATGATGCCCAGGTCTACCGGCGATGTCCGTGTGACCCTGCTCAACGTAAAAAAACAGCGGTTGAGCTCGGAGCGCTTCATGAGCGTCGAGGGTGATGCCCGCGCGATGCCCGACTACTCCGACGGAGCCTTCGATGTCGTCTTTTCAAACTCGGTTATCGAGCATGTCGGTAATTTCTCCGAACAGCGCAGGATGGCCGCCGAAATTCGTCGCGTAGGTCGCCGTTACTTCGTGCAGACGCCCAACAAGCGGTTTCCACTCGAGCCGCATTTTCTTTTTCCCTGGTTTCAGTACCTGCCATCCGCGGTCCGCGCCAAGATGGTGCAGCGTTTCGACGTCGGGTGGTACAAGCGCATCCCCGACCTAGCAACCGCCCGCGCCGAGGTGGATTCGATACAGCTGTTGACCCGGAAGCGATTCATGGCGCTATTCCCCGGGGCGGCGATACACGTAGAGAGATTTGCGGGGCTGCCTAAATCGTTTGTGGCGTACGACGGATGGGAGCGGGCGCTGCACCCATGA
- a CDS encoding carboxypeptidase regulatory-like domain-containing protein — MHIRLSVILLLFAAVLLPLRGHAQVGSTTDILMGRVTGPEGAPVAGARVEATSVETQIVRTKVTGADGRYTIIFPDGGGNYRVRVISIGFAPAQIGLSRQSDEDRLVGDVRLGRTATVLQSVQVRAAPAGRQQNQRPEPGSTERGLPPGLVNRLPVEAGDLNALATLAPGVIGIAGTDSTAASFSVGGQPANQNNITLDGLSFGTGSVPQEAVRNTRVVTSTYDVARGQFTGGQVASTTRGGTNVFQGALNYSLRDPSLEFVDDPENAFSQKYTQNQVNAGFGGPIIRNKLFTFGAVSRTRRTDPLQSLLAADPLALQRIGVNRDSVSRFISLLNTYGLQPTMASIPDERLNNNASALVRVDYNLADSHTLMMRGDWRGSIQDASRISPFSVPHSGGNAKGSGGGGMVTLTSNWSGVINELRAYASVDARNSDPYLLVPSGRIVVASDLPDERRGVSTLQFGVNPSLPQESRSRLIELSDEVSRVSKGGAHRIKLGGLLNQETSENGSFANALGTYSFNSLEDFAAGRPLSFTRTLSTRDRRARSLNGALYLGDSWRRSPRLQFTYGVRLEASRYPDAPGYNPAVDSLFGHRTDRFPSDLHLSPRAGFTWNYGSNTGGPSRGSVRGGFGEFRGRAQSQLFASASEASGLANGQSQLVCVGASIPAPDWNAFLDDPRSIPSSCNGASQQFGNQRRNVSVFSPDFSSPRAWRGSLGFNRRFAERFNFSADASVARGVSQTSARDINLDTTPKFTLAAEAGRPVYVPLTAVVPSTGAVALTGSRIEQRFGVVSEVNSNLTSSAAQLTTSFSGITTKAILFNASYTLTRSRDETQGLSTFGGGGGGGGFGRGGSGASTAGNPNLAERARSDQERRHSLLATVTWPVKPAIELTAIARLTSGAYFTPIVGGDINGDGLRNDRPFIFRPSGAPDSAIAGGMSRLLARAPARARECILSQTGAIAGRNSCSVPWSPSFDIQANFRPSGFGLNRKLTISLLALNTLSGVDQLIHGDDLRGWGQPVFPDRTLLYVRGFDAASKRYLYQVNENFGAANGSRNAFRVPFQIAVQARLTLGVDPARQQMNAVFGGGGGNRPTVADFRARLARAVPNPFIRILELNDSLALDLSAEQKARLQAEGDSLKTKADTIVNSLAETLGGSGRNADPMQVGMRMRTRIQEGRALAQAAIKTAESILTPEQWAKVPKNVKEPFQQRPEGQGEGQGEGRRGRRGPPGS, encoded by the coding sequence ATGCACATTCGATTGTCCGTGATACTGCTGCTATTTGCGGCAGTGCTGCTACCTCTCCGGGGTCATGCCCAGGTTGGTTCGACGACCGACATCCTGATGGGCCGCGTGACGGGGCCGGAAGGCGCGCCGGTGGCAGGTGCGCGGGTCGAGGCAACGTCGGTGGAAACGCAGATCGTGCGGACAAAGGTTACCGGCGCGGACGGACGCTACACCATCATCTTCCCTGACGGCGGCGGTAATTATCGCGTACGTGTGATCTCCATCGGGTTCGCTCCGGCTCAGATCGGTCTTTCCCGACAGTCCGATGAGGATCGCCTGGTAGGGGACGTAAGGCTCGGCCGAACGGCGACCGTGCTGCAGAGCGTCCAGGTTCGGGCTGCTCCCGCAGGCCGCCAGCAGAACCAGCGACCGGAACCTGGATCGACCGAGCGGGGGCTTCCGCCAGGCCTGGTCAATCGACTGCCGGTGGAGGCAGGTGACCTGAATGCGCTCGCAACGCTGGCGCCGGGCGTTATCGGAATTGCGGGCACCGATTCGACGGCCGCATCGTTCTCGGTTGGAGGGCAGCCTGCCAACCAGAACAACATCACTCTGGACGGTCTTAGTTTCGGGACCGGAAGCGTGCCGCAGGAGGCGGTCCGGAATACGCGAGTCGTCACGAGCACCTACGATGTCGCCCGTGGTCAGTTCACCGGCGGCCAGGTTGCCAGCACCACCCGTGGCGGAACGAACGTCTTTCAGGGGGCGCTGAATTACTCATTGCGGGATCCGTCGCTGGAGTTCGTTGACGACCCCGAAAACGCATTCTCGCAGAAGTACACCCAGAATCAGGTCAACGCCGGGTTCGGCGGGCCAATCATCAGGAACAAGCTCTTCACGTTTGGTGCAGTCTCGCGCACGCGGCGAACTGATCCGCTGCAGTCTCTCCTCGCCGCCGATCCACTCGCGCTTCAGCGCATCGGTGTGAATCGCGATTCAGTGTCGCGCTTCATCTCACTCCTGAATACCTATGGCTTGCAGCCGACCATGGCGTCGATACCTGATGAGCGGCTCAACAACAATGCTTCCGCTCTCGTAAGGGTCGACTACAATCTCGCCGACAGTCATACGCTGATGATGAGAGGCGACTGGCGTGGGTCGATTCAGGATGCAAGCCGCATATCTCCGTTTTCGGTTCCTCACAGCGGTGGGAACGCGAAGGGTTCGGGCGGAGGTGGCATGGTCACTTTGACGTCGAACTGGAGCGGCGTTATCAACGAGCTGCGCGCGTATGCATCTGTCGACGCACGCAACAGTGACCCGTATCTCCTCGTGCCGAGCGGGCGCATCGTCGTCGCCTCAGATCTTCCGGATGAGCGCCGGGGTGTGTCCACGCTTCAGTTCGGTGTGAATCCGTCGCTGCCCCAGGAGTCGCGGAGCCGGCTGATCGAGCTGAGTGACGAAGTTTCACGTGTTTCGAAGGGCGGCGCGCACCGCATCAAGCTGGGAGGCCTGCTCAACCAGGAGACCAGTGAAAACGGATCGTTCGCCAATGCACTTGGCACTTACAGCTTCAACTCTCTCGAGGATTTCGCTGCCGGCCGCCCGCTTTCCTTTACTCGCACCTTGTCGACGCGTGACAGGCGCGCGCGCAGCCTCAACGGAGCGCTTTACCTCGGGGATTCGTGGCGCCGTTCACCGCGGTTGCAGTTCACCTATGGCGTCAGGCTCGAAGCATCACGGTACCCCGACGCGCCAGGATATAATCCCGCTGTCGACTCGTTGTTCGGCCACAGAACCGATCGATTCCCGTCTGACCTGCATCTGAGTCCGCGGGCCGGATTTACCTGGAACTACGGGTCCAACACTGGCGGGCCGTCCCGCGGAAGCGTTCGCGGCGGCTTCGGCGAATTCCGCGGGCGTGCGCAATCGCAACTGTTTGCATCCGCGTCTGAAGCCAGCGGTCTCGCCAACGGGCAGTCGCAGCTGGTGTGCGTGGGTGCAAGCATACCGGCGCCTGACTGGAATGCCTTTCTCGACGATCCCCGTTCCATACCATCGTCATGCAACGGCGCCAGCCAGCAGTTCGGCAACCAGCGCCGCAACGTGAGCGTATTCAGTCCTGACTTCAGTTCACCACGCGCATGGCGGGGCTCGCTTGGATTCAATCGCCGCTTCGCCGAACGGTTCAATTTTTCGGCCGACGCATCGGTTGCGCGGGGAGTATCTCAGACGAGCGCGCGCGACATCAATCTCGACACGACTCCCAAATTCACGCTCGCTGCAGAGGCTGGCCGTCCGGTATATGTCCCCCTGACCGCCGTCGTCCCTTCGACCGGTGCGGTGGCCCTGACCGGTTCGAGAATCGAGCAGAGGTTTGGCGTTGTCAGCGAAGTGAATTCCAATCTCACATCGAGTGCCGCTCAGCTGACGACTTCGTTCAGCGGTATCACGACCAAAGCGATTCTGTTCAACGCCTCTTACACGCTCACGCGCTCGCGGGACGAGACGCAGGGTCTGTCAACGTTTGGAGGCGGGGGCGGGGGCGGCGGATTCGGGCGCGGTGGTTCGGGCGCTTCGACAGCAGGTAATCCCAATCTTGCCGAGCGCGCGAGAAGTGATCAGGAACGCAGACACTCTTTGCTGGCGACGGTTACATGGCCGGTTAAGCCGGCAATCGAGCTCACCGCCATTGCGCGCCTTACCTCGGGAGCGTATTTCACGCCAATCGTTGGTGGCGACATCAACGGCGACGGTCTGCGGAATGACCGACCTTTCATCTTCCGCCCGTCCGGAGCGCCCGACAGTGCGATTGCGGGTGGAATGTCGAGGCTGCTCGCGCGAGCCCCCGCGCGTGCTCGTGAATGTATTCTGAGTCAGACCGGCGCGATCGCCGGGCGCAACAGTTGTTCGGTTCCCTGGTCCCCGTCATTCGATATACAGGCCAACTTCCGCCCGAGCGGCTTTGGGTTGAATCGCAAGCTTACGATTTCGCTGCTGGCTTTGAACACCCTGTCCGGCGTCGACCAGTTGATCCACGGCGATGATCTTCGCGGATGGGGCCAGCCTGTTTTCCCGGATCGCACGCTGTTGTACGTTCGTGGCTTCGATGCGGCTTCGAAGCGATATCTGTATCAGGTCAATGAAAACTTCGGCGCCGCCAACGGGTCCCGCAATGCATTCCGCGTCCCCTTTCAGATCGCGGTGCAGGCCCGACTGACACTCGGAGTCGACCCTGCTCGCCAGCAGATGAACGCTGTGTTTGGCGGCGGTGGCGGCAATCGGCCGACGGTGGCGGATTTTCGCGCGCGGCTGGCGCGTGCCGTGCCGAACCCGTTTATCCGGATCCTCGAGCTGAACGACTCGCTCGCGCTCGACCTGAGCGCGGAACAGAAGGCGAGGCTTCAGGCAGAGGGCGATTCATTGAAGACAAAGGCCGACACTATCGTCAACTCTCTCGCTGAAACTCTCGGGGGATCGGGCCGCAATGCAGATCCAATGCAGGTCGGCATGCGGATGCGCACGCGCATCCAGGAAGGCCGGGCTCTCGCACAGGCGGCAATCAAGACGGCAGAATCGATTCTGACGCCAGAGCAGTGGGCGAAGGTCCCGAAAAACGTGAAAGAGCCATTTCAGCAGCGTCCCGAGGGTCAGGGCGAGGGTCAGGGCGAGGGCCGGCGGGGAAGGCGGGGTCCGCCAGGCAGCTGA